The Tachysurus vachellii isolate PV-2020 chromosome 25, HZAU_Pvac_v1, whole genome shotgun sequence genomic sequence ctagaaaaatatataaataataataatatataatgttttttttattgttttaataacaAATGATAACATAAAATGAAATGCCATATTGTTCAAATCTTAAAATTTTAACATAACattaaggaaagaaagaaaaaataatacaaagaagGGGAATGGAGCAATATAATTCATttagaaaagagaaataaaattaacagCCTTGTTAATTAAAAGTCCATAGTTTTGGCAGCTTTTCAGTTCGTGAGTCCTTAAAGTTTCAAAATAAGTTTTAATTTCCAGCTTAAaatgtttggtttcttttcagaccactttacatttatggatgtgaaactttccaaataaaaaagataacaagatttaaaataaaaatatgacattttgcCATTTTACTTTCCTCATACAAAAAAGAAcatattttttctgtatattaattttttatgatATGCCTTCAATGATTCAAACACACTTTCGACAtcaatcaaaaaaaacaaacaaacaaactagtgtacatacaataaaaaaaggtgcacagcagattctgtatttattttacaaaatgtacaagaatctgatgtattatttttaaatttttatagaAATTGGTTTGTTGGATAAATTAAGtgcttaattttaaaatatacatcactaattttattgttaatgcaaaacatattattattattaagtccaAACCAATTTCCAATTAATATTCTCAAAAAGACTGTCCCAAGTACCCAGCTTTAACCAAAGACAGACTAACGGATAGATAAGCAGTCATTCACCTGACCTCAAAACAGAAGGCTGCAATAAAAGTCTTAGCATTTAGTGATGTCCATGGATTCCAGACTTCAGGCATTTCATTGACTGAAAAATCCTTATATTTATTAACAGGTTAATTATGTCAAAATTATGTCAAACctttaatgcaatatttttgaacacttgaattaaagctgaaagccTTGATTggttcatttcaaatccatgtCACCTAGCACATAAATAGCTCagcttaaaaatatattttaagaaaGGTCAGTAATATAGAAACTGTAAGATACAGCAGGATTAAATCATACAAAATAGAAGGATGAAGCAAGGAGAAATTTATAAGCAGGGTACTAATGCTTATCCAAAAAGACTTGCAAGTACAAGGAAGGAGGAATCGTTTAACATTGCTATTCAAGAACATTTCTTTgacgttatatatatatatatataacgtcaaagaaatgttatatatatatatatatatatattagttatcCCAAATCAATAACAGgtggggcagtcgtggcctactggttagagagtctgactcataacccgaaggttgtgggttcgagtctcgggctggccgcgactgaggtgcccttgagcaaggcaccaaatctcggtgtgtgtgtatgtgtgttcactgtgtgtgtgcactttggatgggttaaatgcagagaacgaattctgagtatgggtcacatTAAGTATGCCCCAGATTGCATACTACTGAAAAGTACCTAAtctgttttattcctcctgTTTATTCAATGTAGCCTAAATCTTATCTCTTACAACGTAAAATATAAATAGCCAGATCATTCTGGTCGTCTaataaccaaacacacaataaacagttTCAATAAACAGTGCAGGGGAAATAATGTTAAAGTAAAATtcatatagtaataatataaataaagtaagatGTTAAGAAGTAAGTATGTAATGTTTAATTAGccactattaaaaaaataaataaataaaaaaaagactgtaCTCGATATTTTGACGATtgacagttttatttaaatagtcaCATCACAACTTTTTACTCTTCCTGACCATGGTGGTTCCTTCCAGAGTCAAAGtctgagagagcacgagagagagagagagagagagagagagagagagagagagagaatgtcagATGAATCGGAATATTTGAAAGCTCAAATATTGCcattaaacaataattaaaatgcaGCATTGTCATTTTGCAAAGTGTTAAAGGTGCTGTTTGtaatgttagaaatgtttctattcctgttttaataatgtaatcTTTAAAAGTATCTCAGAATAAGTGTAACTCATGATCTTTGCATGGAATGCATTCGACCAGCTTCTTCACTTCTATTTGTATTCTAAACTTCTGTTTGTATTCATTTCTTGCCCAGAAATTAGCTTTTCCCCAAACCAAAGCATATCCGTTCATATCTTTTCACCCTTTTCTTATGAGATACAAAGAGGGTAGGATTGGTGAAGTGGAAAGGGGAAGCATGGTCAGTATTTTCATTACAATTTCAGTCCAAAGGGCTCTAAAAGACACACTGATTCTTTAATATGTGAGCGTAcagatctgtgtgtttgtagggcTCCTTACAGATACATACCTCAATCATCTCTCCATCCTTGATCTCCTGCTTGTGTGAGAACCTGTCTGAGTCACAGATGAGCTTTCCTCCCTCCATTTTTATAACACACTGAAAGGAACAAAGATGAGAGATGTGTCCAGATTCACATCTAGGTTACAGAATCAGGACACACTGTCCTGCAGACGTTGGTctaccataaacacacatagaTCCACTTACAGCTAATTAGCAAATTGTAGGAGATTAATtaagtgtgttcagtagtagtGTTTATAAATCTGGGGATGGTGGATTCAAACAACAAAGTAATTGGGGGAAATAGCTACATTTACCTCACATTTTACCTCAGAAAGTCTAACTAAACCCCAGTTCTAAAAGATGAAGTGTGATAGATTTAAGTAGCTATCATGCTAGTCAGCTTGCCTACCAGATAATAAGCTAGTTTACTTGAAAAGTTTCTTACAACGCTGCTACACTGAAAagatatacaaaataatatgcTAACTAGCCAATATGACAGCCTATGGATAACTAGCTAGAAAGGGAGATAGCTTAGCAAAATTAGCTAGCAATCCAGCTTAGAAAATATAATATCCTGAGGAAAGACATCAGATCAGGTTTTAATGTTTGCTTTGACATTTTTGTAGATTATTAATAGACTTTTTAAGAAATATCTCAAAGATGGGGGAAAAGGGACAGCAGTTTTACAAGGATAGGATTTTTTGTAATTGCTAGCATTGCTGCACAAATTAGCAAAtctatttttctaaaaaaaaaaagttgtgttaAAGGTTTCTTTAGTGACACTCCTAAGATTTAGGATCATAACCTTTTGGTCACAAGCACGTAGCTACAACTTAATAAAATTGTATGTTGTATGATTTGTTGTATGGTGATTAACCAACTAGCCCATTCAACCAAACAATACCTGATAACACCAGTGTTAAACAATAAACGGTATTAAAATGATTGGAAATACATTGATCTTCTTTCCATCCATGGAGGTGATTTCAGCTTCCTTGCCGATGGTGAAGGAGTTAGTGATCGATTTTCCAGGGGTCTTTGAAGTGATAACAAAGTCGTTGCCTGTCTGTTTTATCTCTGTCACAGGTTTGATGTCTTTGGCCAGCTTGATGACATCCTCAGGTAGTGCTGAATAACAATTTAGAGTAGAACTATATTGTGAATGTTGTGTTAAATTAGTGGCTAATTCTCATTGTGtagttatacatatatacatatctaACTACTTGAATGACATTATATCGTTAATTTATCTTTTGCTTTATATTGCAGTGTGGCATATTAAGTGGCTTACTCACATATGGCCCTGAGAAACTCCTCGTAGTTTTCCTGAGCATAAACCTGCCACGTTCCATTGAAGGCCATTTCTAACGATCCTGTCTGGTGTCTCCTTCACCACAAGACAGATTTCTGAAGCTATGTTCAGCACGTAGAGCCGCACACTGTGCCTCAGCTACATATATTAAGGGGAAATGGGCACTcctgcatttttaattattaacatcCCTCTGTTTGGATAACCCAGAGTTCAGTTACATTTTAGGGTTGGTAACCTTACTGACATTCAGACATGATACAATGCCAAAGTAAAGAGCCATGGACCAATTATATACATTATCAATATAGTTCTGATCAAATTGAGATTgagacaaaatgaaaatatgttaatataagATCATTTTCTCCTAGATATCTTTAAAAGCAGAATCTGATCAAGCACACACCTgaaattaaacaacaaaaaaatcaatcttCAGTAACTCTTTTATCCCGGTCGTGGATCTGATCTGTCTATCCATATCTTTGTATTGAGGCAGAAATACACCATGCATTGGGCACCATTCCACAGAAGAGAACCATActtatacacattcacacattgtTCACACCTCAGGGCAAATGATCATTTAC encodes the following:
- the fabp10a gene encoding fatty acid-binding protein 10-A, liver basic, yielding MAFNGTWQVYAQENYEEFLRAISLPEDVIKLAKDIKPVTEIKQTGNDFVITSKTPGKSITNSFTIGKEAEITSMDGKKINCVIKMEGGKLICDSDRFSHKQEIKDGEMIETLTLEGTTMVRKSKKL